Proteins encoded together in one Terriglobus saanensis SP1PR4 window:
- a CDS encoding ribonuclease HI family protein gives MATDDLFANDAARETRGSDGWVLAHCDGGARGNPGPAGYGAVVTTEDGTVLAELSEFLGFKTNNFAEYSGLLGVLQWTLANGHRKLKLVSDSELMVKQIQGKYKVNSPDLKPLHAEARAMIGKLEKFEIAHALRHKNKHADRLANEAMDRGMKRGPVAPGAPAPLPLRATPYPVASAAPPEPPAMLRGFVKDGVVHLLGEKKLPDGVFVKVIRE, from the coding sequence GTGGCTACTGACGATTTGTTTGCGAACGATGCCGCGCGGGAGACGCGCGGGAGTGATGGTTGGGTTCTGGCGCACTGTGATGGCGGAGCGCGGGGCAATCCGGGGCCAGCGGGTTATGGCGCTGTCGTAACCACCGAAGATGGAACGGTGCTTGCCGAACTAAGCGAGTTTCTCGGCTTCAAGACGAACAACTTTGCGGAGTACAGCGGCCTGCTGGGCGTGCTGCAGTGGACGCTGGCAAACGGTCATCGCAAGCTGAAGTTGGTGAGCGACAGCGAACTGATGGTGAAGCAGATCCAGGGCAAGTACAAGGTGAACTCGCCCGATCTGAAGCCGCTGCACGCCGAAGCGCGCGCGATGATTGGAAAGCTGGAGAAGTTTGAGATTGCGCATGCGCTGCGGCATAAGAACAAGCATGCAGACCGGCTGGCGAACGAGGCGATGGACCGCGGCATGAAGCGCGGGCCGGTTGCGCCCGGCGCTCCTGCCCCTCTGCCTTTGAGGGCTACGCCTTATCCGGTGGCTTCGGCGGCTCCTCCGGAACCTCCTGCAATGTTGCGGGGGTTCGTAAAGGATGGGGTGGTGCACTTGCTCGGGGAAAAGAAGTTGCCGGATGGAGTTTTTGTTAAGGTAATTAGGGAGTAA
- a CDS encoding DUF2264 domain-containing protein translates to MTTRRGFLVGGSMLGAVMGSRISTAESTSPRDERAAWVTHLKRVAEPVLTHWAAGTLQSAMPVEAAPGHVETQRPGTHLEAVGRLLCGIAPWLELEDESNAGEAALRVRFRALSKEGIARGVEKSSPTYLKFGATAQTLVDSSFLALALLRAPKHLMGAMDASTRTNFVEALVAARVVKPGMNNWLLFAAMNEACLFTLGHEWKREVVEFGLDKHRGWYLGDGTFGDGPHLHWDYYNSFVIQPYLLQIFETLGAELPAFAEFAAEEKKHAVRYATVQERLISVDGSYPAVGRSIAYRCGAFHLLADVARRGMLPTEIAPNQVRCALSAVIERTLGARGTFDEAGWLRIGLAGHQPGLGETYISTGSLYLCSFAFLPLGLAAGDVFWSGPRVRWSAQRIWSGESVLADHAQD, encoded by the coding sequence ATGACAACACGTCGCGGGTTTCTTGTGGGTGGATCGATGCTGGGAGCCGTCATGGGCTCGCGGATTTCAACGGCTGAATCGACTTCCCCAAGAGACGAACGCGCCGCGTGGGTGACGCATCTGAAGCGGGTGGCAGAGCCGGTACTGACACACTGGGCTGCAGGCACGTTGCAGAGCGCGATGCCTGTGGAGGCTGCGCCCGGGCATGTCGAAACACAGAGGCCAGGGACGCATCTGGAGGCCGTCGGGCGCTTGCTCTGCGGAATCGCACCTTGGCTTGAACTGGAAGACGAGAGTAATGCCGGAGAAGCTGCGCTGCGTGTGCGGTTTCGTGCGCTCTCGAAGGAAGGGATTGCTCGCGGCGTCGAGAAGAGTTCGCCGACGTATCTGAAGTTCGGAGCGACTGCGCAGACGCTGGTGGATTCTTCCTTTCTCGCGCTGGCGCTGCTGCGCGCGCCGAAGCACCTCATGGGCGCGATGGATGCTTCGACACGAACGAACTTCGTGGAAGCTTTAGTCGCAGCGCGCGTCGTGAAGCCGGGCATGAATAACTGGTTGCTCTTTGCAGCGATGAATGAAGCCTGCCTGTTCACATTGGGCCACGAGTGGAAGCGCGAAGTCGTGGAGTTTGGGCTGGACAAGCATCGCGGCTGGTACCTGGGCGATGGCACCTTTGGCGACGGGCCGCACCTGCACTGGGACTACTACAACAGCTTCGTGATTCAGCCGTATCTGCTGCAGATCTTCGAGACGCTGGGCGCGGAGCTGCCTGCGTTTGCGGAGTTCGCTGCTGAAGAGAAGAAACATGCGGTGCGTTATGCCACGGTGCAGGAGCGACTGATCTCCGTGGATGGAAGTTATCCGGCGGTGGGGCGGTCGATCGCCTATCGATGCGGGGCCTTTCATCTGCTGGCCGATGTGGCGCGACGCGGAATGCTTCCTACGGAGATTGCGCCGAACCAGGTGCGATGTGCGTTGAGCGCGGTGATTGAGCGGACGCTTGGGGCTCGTGGCACGTTTGATGAGGCTGGCTGGTTGAGGATTGGGTTGGCGGGACATCAGCCTGGGCTGGGCGAAACATATATTTCGACGGGGAGTTTGTATCTCTGCTCGTTTGCGTTTTTGCCGTTGGGATTGGCGGCTGGGGATGTGTTTTGGAGTGGGCCTCGGGTGCGGTGGAGTGCGCAAAGGATTTGGAGCGGGGAGAGTGTGTTGGCGGATCATGCTCAGGATTGA
- a CDS encoding 2-hydroxyacid dehydrogenase, giving the protein MIKVGVQAALPDYLLRSLPAEAEVVRIPEKITSPIELDFWVLPFGSATAKAMAPHIQGYKVAQTITAGVDSILPWLPKGVTLCDGRGIHDVSVSEWVVGVVLATYKRLPLYRDLQTVQVWKGQAQEAVFTDDDAVSNGLYRILGEDLHGRTVLIVGYGSIGIAIEERLRPFGVKFLRLARTPKQSPEVRAIGDLHELLPQADVIVVIVPLTDETRGFIGEREFALMKEGALLVNAARGPVVQTDALVKALTHHHLRAALDVTDPEPLPAGHLLWSVPNLLLTPHVAGSTPQFVERAFAFVGEQVRREVNNQPLENIVTEAGY; this is encoded by the coding sequence ATGATCAAAGTCGGTGTCCAGGCTGCTCTCCCTGATTACCTTCTCCGCTCTCTGCCCGCAGAAGCCGAGGTCGTCCGCATCCCCGAGAAGATCACTTCGCCCATCGAACTCGATTTCTGGGTGCTTCCCTTCGGCAGCGCCACGGCCAAGGCCATGGCGCCGCATATTCAGGGGTACAAAGTGGCACAGACCATCACCGCCGGAGTGGATTCCATCCTCCCCTGGTTACCCAAGGGTGTCACCCTCTGCGACGGGCGCGGCATCCACGATGTCTCAGTCTCAGAGTGGGTCGTTGGCGTCGTCCTCGCCACCTACAAACGCCTCCCGCTCTATCGCGACCTGCAGACCGTGCAGGTCTGGAAGGGGCAGGCGCAGGAGGCGGTTTTCACGGACGATGACGCCGTCTCCAATGGCCTCTACCGCATCCTCGGCGAAGATCTCCACGGGCGCACCGTCCTCATCGTCGGCTATGGCTCCATCGGGATTGCCATCGAAGAGCGCCTTCGCCCCTTCGGCGTGAAGTTTCTCCGCCTCGCGCGCACGCCGAAGCAGAGTCCGGAAGTCCGCGCCATCGGCGATCTTCACGAGCTTCTTCCTCAGGCGGATGTCATCGTGGTCATCGTTCCGCTCACGGATGAAACCCGAGGATTCATCGGCGAACGTGAGTTTGCTCTCATGAAAGAAGGAGCTCTGCTCGTCAACGCCGCGCGAGGTCCCGTCGTGCAGACGGACGCACTCGTGAAGGCGCTCACTCACCATCATCTCCGCGCCGCGCTCGACGTCACCGATCCCGAGCCGCTTCCCGCAGGCCACCTTCTCTGGAGCGTGCCCAACCTACTGCTCACGCCGCACGTGGCCGGATCCACGCCGCAGTTCGTGGAGCGGGCCTTCGCGTTTGTAGGAGAGCAAGTCAGGCGCGAGGTCAACAATCAGCCACTCGAAAACATAGTCACCGAAGCTGGCTACTAA
- the ribH gene encoding 6,7-dimethyl-8-ribityllumazine synthase: MIKGVTRVAAVQTEESFNRLTTLFSALGFEPGKGWDETASGNGPGKGAAFLAPLGNIEFVTGRLPAVPELLVEVTALDNVHAIVSKWATAETVSVTTETHWKSRMFTVELGGLHLGFWENTDPFKGQHSAIEGDLSAEGMRFGIVTARWNAVITDRLLQGSLDGLLRSGAKKADIEIVRVPGAWEVASAARTLADTKRFDAIITLGCLIRGETAHYEAIYNEVARGIGQSQQETGIPHAFGVLTCETLEQALNRAGVKAGNKGFEAAIAAIEMVSIQQKLKAGSRSGIGK, encoded by the coding sequence ATGATTAAGGGCGTCACACGCGTAGCTGCGGTCCAAACCGAGGAGTCTTTCAACCGGCTCACCACCCTCTTCTCAGCGCTCGGCTTCGAACCCGGCAAGGGCTGGGATGAGACAGCCTCCGGCAACGGGCCCGGCAAGGGCGCAGCCTTCCTCGCCCCCCTCGGCAACATCGAGTTCGTCACCGGCCGCCTTCCCGCCGTTCCAGAACTGCTTGTCGAAGTCACCGCGCTCGACAACGTCCACGCCATCGTCTCCAAGTGGGCTACAGCGGAAACCGTGTCTGTTACTACGGAAACTCACTGGAAATCCCGCATGTTCACCGTGGAACTCGGTGGTCTTCACCTGGGCTTCTGGGAGAATACCGACCCCTTCAAGGGCCAGCACAGCGCCATCGAAGGCGACCTCTCCGCAGAAGGCATGCGCTTCGGTATCGTCACCGCCCGCTGGAACGCTGTCATCACCGACCGTCTTCTGCAGGGTTCCCTCGACGGGCTTCTCCGTTCCGGTGCAAAAAAGGCTGACATCGAGATCGTCCGCGTCCCCGGTGCATGGGAAGTCGCTTCCGCCGCACGCACGTTGGCCGATACAAAACGTTTTGACGCCATCATCACCCTTGGCTGCCTTATTCGCGGAGAAACCGCGCACTACGAAGCCATCTATAACGAAGTAGCCCGTGGCATCGGCCAGTCTCAGCAGGAGACGGGCATCCCCCATGCCTTCGGCGTCCTCACCTGCGAGACCCTCGAACAGGCGCTCAACCGTGCTGGAGTCAAAGCTGGCAACAAGGGCTTTGAAGCAGCCATCGCAGCCATCGAGATGGTCTCCATCCAACAGAAATTGAAAGCCGGTTCGCGCTCCGGGATAGGAAAGTAA
- a CDS encoding glutathionylspermidine synthase family protein encodes MQRISIAPRADWREKVEAVGLNFHSPADLLAEGATYWDESACYEFSAAEVDQLEAAANEMQQMCLAAAQHVIDEKRYPDLEIPEEAIEVIEWAWNDEPPAIYGRFDFMFDGSGPAKLLEYNADTPTSLMEAAVVQWSWLEEVYPQADQFNSIHERLIAKWKDIAPYISKPLYFSSVEDVEDLLTVTYLRDTAEQAGIPTEQMLMEEIGWDDDQGRFVDPDEHIIFSMFKLYPWEAMLAEEFGPAALGTYRDMKWIEPIWKMLLSNKGILPILWELYPGHKNLLECYFDSPKGMTSYVKKPLLSREGNNISLVTPEGRTDLDGPYGGQRFVYQALAPQAKFSRPDGADRYPVLGLWMIDQECGGMGIRESAGPVTDNLSSFIPHFFK; translated from the coding sequence ATGCAGAGGATTTCGATTGCGCCGCGAGCGGACTGGCGGGAGAAGGTAGAAGCGGTTGGGTTGAACTTTCATTCGCCCGCGGACCTGTTGGCCGAAGGTGCCACCTACTGGGACGAGTCGGCCTGCTACGAGTTCTCCGCTGCCGAAGTCGACCAGCTTGAGGCTGCGGCCAACGAGATGCAGCAGATGTGCCTCGCTGCGGCGCAACACGTCATCGACGAAAAGCGGTATCCCGATCTGGAGATTCCGGAAGAGGCCATCGAAGTGATCGAGTGGGCGTGGAATGACGAACCGCCAGCGATTTATGGGCGCTTCGACTTCATGTTTGACGGAAGCGGTCCGGCGAAGCTGCTGGAGTACAACGCCGATACCCCCACGTCTCTGATGGAAGCTGCGGTGGTGCAGTGGAGCTGGCTGGAGGAGGTCTATCCTCAGGCGGACCAGTTCAACTCCATCCACGAGCGTCTGATTGCGAAGTGGAAGGACATCGCTCCGTACATCTCCAAGCCGCTCTATTTTTCAAGTGTTGAGGACGTCGAAGATCTTTTGACGGTCACCTATCTGCGCGACACGGCAGAGCAGGCGGGCATTCCCACCGAGCAGATGCTGATGGAAGAGATTGGCTGGGACGACGATCAGGGCCGTTTTGTGGATCCGGACGAACACATCATCTTTTCCATGTTCAAGCTCTATCCGTGGGAGGCGATGCTGGCGGAGGAGTTTGGACCGGCGGCTTTGGGAACCTACCGCGATATGAAGTGGATCGAACCGATCTGGAAGATGTTGCTCTCGAACAAGGGCATTCTGCCGATCCTCTGGGAGCTTTACCCGGGCCACAAAAACCTGTTGGAGTGCTACTTTGACTCACCAAAGGGTATGACGAGCTATGTGAAGAAGCCCCTCCTCTCGCGTGAAGGCAACAACATCTCGCTGGTCACGCCGGAGGGTCGCACGGATCTGGACGGCCCCTATGGCGGACAGCGGTTTGTCTACCAGGCGCTTGCTCCCCAGGCGAAGTTCAGCAGGCCGGACGGAGCGGACCGCTACCCGGTGCTTGGGCTTTGGATGATCGACCAGGAGTGCGGCGGGATGGGGATTCGGGAGAGTGCGGGGCCGGTTACGGACAACCTGAGCTCGTTTATTCCTCACTTCTTCAAATAA
- the fbp gene encoding class 1 fructose-bisphosphatase — protein sequence MPQTLATHIQDQDLATLLSAIATACVQIESRIRTAGLSDILGSFGHTNIQGEQQQKLDVFANDCIIAALKPLATVAAIVSEEDDEPIVFTDKPGAKYIAIFDPLDGSSNIDVNVNVGTIVSIQQIEAGETATTLKAGNKQVAALYVVYGPSTILVYTAGSGVHGFTLDPDTTSFVLNWEEMKMPPQGPYYSANEANIADFPPAYQQALAGLRDGTLLGAKYSSRYIGSLVADFHRTLLKGGVFLYPPTAKAPNGKLRLLYEANPLAMIAEQASGAATNGTQRILDIAPTEPHQRTTFIIGSRHEVEAITKLAAGK from the coding sequence ATGCCGCAGACTCTCGCCACCCACATTCAGGATCAGGATCTAGCCACTCTTCTCTCCGCCATCGCCACAGCCTGCGTTCAGATCGAATCGCGCATCCGCACGGCTGGTCTTTCGGATATCCTCGGATCCTTCGGTCACACCAACATCCAGGGCGAGCAACAGCAAAAGCTCGACGTCTTCGCCAACGACTGCATCATCGCCGCGCTTAAGCCGCTTGCGACCGTCGCCGCCATCGTCAGCGAAGAGGACGACGAACCCATCGTTTTCACCGACAAGCCCGGCGCAAAGTACATCGCCATCTTCGATCCCCTCGACGGCTCCTCGAACATCGACGTCAATGTCAACGTCGGCACCATTGTCTCCATCCAGCAGATCGAAGCCGGCGAAACAGCGACTACTTTAAAAGCAGGGAACAAACAGGTTGCCGCCCTGTACGTGGTCTACGGGCCGTCCACCATCCTCGTCTACACCGCCGGCAGCGGCGTTCACGGTTTCACGCTCGACCCCGACACCACCAGCTTTGTCCTCAACTGGGAAGAGATGAAGATGCCGCCGCAGGGACCGTACTACTCGGCCAACGAGGCCAACATCGCCGACTTCCCGCCCGCCTACCAACAGGCACTCGCGGGTCTTCGCGACGGCACGCTGCTGGGCGCAAAATACTCCTCGCGCTACATCGGCTCTCTCGTTGCTGACTTCCATCGCACGCTGCTGAAGGGCGGAGTCTTTCTCTATCCGCCGACGGCGAAGGCCCCCAACGGCAAGCTCCGTCTGCTCTACGAAGCCAACCCGCTCGCCATGATTGCCGAACAGGCCAGCGGCGCGGCCACCAATGGCACGCAGCGCATCCTGGACATCGCTCCGACCGAGCCACATCAGCGCACGACGTTCATCATCGGAAGCCGTCACGAAGTGGAAGCCATCACCAAGCTGGCAGCAGGGAAGTAG
- the mctP gene encoding monocarboxylate uptake permease MctP yields the protein MVFTHGVALTVFCVMFALVTLAGFLAGRWRRPKDGMHSLEEWGLAGRSFGTLITWFLIGGDLYTAYTIIAVPAALYGGGAMGFFAVPYVIFIYPYMMVVLPRLWEICQRHGYITFADMVRGRFGFRPLTLAIALTGILSLMPYIALQLVGMKVVLAAMGMGGEWPIIIAFVILAAYTYSSGLRAPAVIAVVKDVMLYIMVLAAVVLLPLKLGGFGHIFAVAKAALPTHVPAGSILLKPGQVLPYTTLALGSAVALILYPHTATGMLSAASKGTIRRNAALLPAYSLLLGLLALLGYVAIAAGVTTADKSQAIPLLFLKMFPEWFAGFCLSAIAIGALVPAAIMSIAASNLFTRNIWGELTRTKLNDKQESQMAKIVSLVVKFGALAFVIESPSSYAIEMQLLGGIWIAQLFPSVVLGAFVRKLHPWALFCGWAAGMGMGTWMAAAMQLKTSGVYPLHLLGGTYSMYAAVPALAINLVLAIGLTPVFRAMGVRDGSHVEVAFG from the coding sequence ATGGTCTTTACGCACGGCGTTGCGCTGACCGTGTTCTGCGTGATGTTTGCGCTGGTGACGCTGGCCGGGTTTCTGGCGGGGCGCTGGCGCAGACCGAAAGACGGCATGCATTCGCTGGAAGAGTGGGGTCTGGCGGGGCGTAGTTTTGGCACGCTGATTACGTGGTTCCTGATCGGTGGCGATCTCTACACGGCGTACACCATCATTGCCGTGCCTGCGGCGCTCTACGGCGGCGGCGCGATGGGATTCTTCGCAGTACCGTACGTCATCTTCATCTACCCGTACATGATGGTGGTGCTGCCGCGCCTGTGGGAGATCTGTCAGCGGCACGGATACATCACCTTCGCCGATATGGTGCGCGGGCGCTTCGGCTTCCGGCCTTTGACGCTGGCGATTGCGTTAACCGGCATTCTTTCGCTGATGCCTTACATCGCCCTGCAGCTTGTAGGGATGAAGGTGGTGCTCGCCGCAATGGGCATGGGCGGCGAGTGGCCGATCATCATCGCATTTGTGATCCTGGCGGCCTATACGTATTCGAGCGGTCTGCGAGCGCCTGCGGTTATCGCGGTCGTGAAGGATGTGATGCTCTACATCATGGTGCTGGCGGCGGTGGTCCTGCTGCCGCTGAAGCTCGGTGGCTTTGGACACATCTTCGCCGTGGCCAAGGCTGCGCTGCCGACGCATGTTCCGGCAGGTTCGATCCTGTTGAAGCCGGGACAGGTCCTTCCCTACACAACGCTGGCTCTCGGGTCAGCGGTTGCGTTGATTCTTTATCCGCATACGGCAACGGGCATGCTGTCTGCCGCGAGCAAGGGAACGATCCGCAGGAATGCTGCACTGCTTCCTGCTTACTCGCTGCTGTTGGGTCTGCTGGCTCTGCTGGGGTACGTGGCGATTGCGGCGGGCGTAACGACAGCGGACAAGTCGCAGGCGATTCCCTTGCTCTTTCTGAAGATGTTTCCCGAGTGGTTTGCTGGGTTCTGCCTTTCGGCGATTGCCATCGGCGCGTTGGTGCCTGCGGCGATCATGTCGATTGCAGCTTCCAATCTCTTCACGCGAAATATCTGGGGCGAGTTGACGCGTACGAAACTGAACGACAAGCAGGAGTCGCAGATGGCGAAGATCGTTTCGCTTGTCGTGAAGTTCGGTGCGTTGGCGTTTGTGATCGAGTCGCCTTCGAGCTACGCGATCGAGATGCAGTTACTGGGTGGGATCTGGATCGCGCAATTGTTTCCATCGGTGGTGCTGGGCGCTTTCGTGAGAAAGCTGCACCCGTGGGCGCTCTTTTGCGGATGGGCCGCAGGTATGGGCATGGGAACGTGGATGGCTGCTGCGATGCAACTGAAGACGAGCGGCGTGTATCCACTGCACCTCCTTGGTGGAACGTATTCAATGTATGCGGCGGTGCCTGCGCTGGCAATCAATCTAGTGTTAGCGATAGGATTAACGCCCGTCTTTCGCGCGATGGGCGTGCGGGATGGATCGCATGTTGAGGTAGCTTTCGGATGA
- a CDS encoding nuclear transport factor 2 family protein, giving the protein MNNDATEIANLLYLYAERVDTGDAAGVAALFQHADVKWGVDAPTTHGDAPILELYNTHIKLHEDGTPRTHHLITNPIIEIAENGAEATVRSYYTVVQQTTILPLQVIASGRYHDVLEKIEGKWRFAKRDYLMDMRGNISEHVKKPSSAS; this is encoded by the coding sequence ATGAACAACGATGCAACCGAAATTGCCAATTTGCTTTATCTCTATGCCGAACGAGTTGACACCGGAGATGCTGCGGGAGTCGCCGCCCTGTTCCAACATGCAGACGTAAAGTGGGGCGTGGACGCTCCCACGACACATGGAGATGCTCCCATTCTGGAGCTATACAACACCCATATCAAGCTGCACGAAGATGGCACGCCCCGCACGCATCACCTCATAACGAATCCAATCATTGAAATTGCAGAGAATGGTGCGGAAGCGACGGTGCGCTCGTACTACACCGTCGTGCAACAGACCACCATCCTACCTCTCCAAGTGATCGCGTCCGGGCGCTATCACGATGTCCTGGAGAAGATCGAAGGCAAATGGCGCTTCGCTAAACGTGATTACCTCATGGATATGAGAGGGAACATTAGTGAGCATGTAAAAAAACCGAGCTCTGCTTCTTAA
- a CDS encoding pyridoxal-phosphate-dependent aminotransferase family protein, protein MIRKTRLFTSGPTPLLPAAQFAMAAADLHHRTPEFRAMFTKVLAQLKDFIGTKNDVILLSCSGSGAMEAAVSNLTSPGDRVMVITAGKFGERWTGISKAFGCMVDVVSAPYGQTVTLDAVKKGLKLETRVVFVQATESSTGVRHDIEGIARLLKDAKSEALLVVDGITGIGTTHLDMDAWGVDVLIGGSQKALMIPPGLSYLAVSERAWDRMEASYNPRYYFDLRKERKNAAKGESAYTPAVALIAAMGAALDYIAGQADGDLREGSKKLVDNAETCAAMVRAAATALGLPLFAPGSYAAATTAILPPDGIDSGVIVKEFKSRFGAIVTDGQGEMKGQLFRIAHIGFFDYMDTIAIIGALELVAKAKLNLPGFEYGKGLIAAQKIFEDRTK, encoded by the coding sequence ATGATTCGCAAGACGCGCCTCTTTACTTCCGGCCCGACTCCCCTGCTTCCCGCCGCACAGTTTGCGATGGCGGCTGCCGATCTGCATCACCGCACGCCTGAGTTTCGCGCGATGTTTACGAAGGTCCTCGCGCAGTTGAAGGATTTTATTGGAACGAAGAATGACGTGATCCTCCTCTCCTGCTCCGGTTCGGGAGCGATGGAGGCTGCGGTCTCCAACCTGACGTCGCCGGGCGACCGCGTGATGGTGATTACGGCAGGCAAGTTCGGCGAGCGCTGGACGGGTATCTCGAAGGCGTTTGGCTGCATGGTGGACGTCGTCTCCGCGCCCTACGGACAGACGGTGACGCTCGATGCCGTGAAGAAAGGTCTGAAGCTCGAAACGCGTGTTGTGTTTGTGCAGGCGACGGAGAGTTCTACCGGTGTTCGCCATGACATTGAAGGCATTGCCAGGCTGCTGAAAGATGCGAAGAGCGAGGCTCTGCTCGTCGTCGACGGCATTACAGGCATCGGTACGACGCACCTCGACATGGATGCATGGGGCGTGGATGTACTGATCGGCGGCTCGCAGAAGGCCTTGATGATTCCTCCGGGTCTGTCCTACCTCGCCGTAAGCGAGCGTGCATGGGACCGCATGGAAGCCAGCTACAACCCGCGCTACTACTTCGATCTCCGCAAGGAGCGCAAGAATGCAGCGAAGGGCGAGAGTGCCTATACGCCTGCGGTTGCGTTGATTGCAGCCATGGGCGCCGCCCTGGACTACATTGCCGGGCAGGCCGATGGCGATCTGCGCGAAGGCAGCAAAAAGCTGGTAGACAACGCCGAAACCTGCGCCGCGATGGTGCGGGCTGCAGCAACGGCGCTGGGTCTTCCCCTCTTTGCACCGGGCTCCTATGCTGCCGCTACGACGGCGATTCTGCCTCCCGATGGCATCGACTCCGGCGTGATCGTGAAGGAGTTCAAGTCGCGCTTCGGTGCGATTGTGACCGACGGACAGGGGGAGATGAAGGGACAGCTCTTCCGCATCGCGCATATTGGCTTTTTCGATTACATGGACACGATTGCGATCATCGGCGCTTTGGAGCTTGTGGCGAAGGCGAAGCTGAATCTGCCGGGATTTGAATACGGTAAAGGTTTGATCGCGGCGCAGAAGATATTTGAAGATAGAACGAAGTAG
- a CDS encoding GatB/YqeY domain-containing protein, translated as MAISEQIGKDIITAMKARETLRLETLRMAKSAFKNKEIEKRTPLTDAEEVQILQTMVKQRKEAAEQFAKGNRPELAAKEHEEIKLLEFYMPKAVGDDELLVVVQAAIAHLAGEGNKLGPKDMGPAMRVVQQRIMASGLHADNKKVSELLKAELSKAE; from the coding sequence ATGGCAATCAGCGAACAGATCGGCAAAGACATCATCACCGCAATGAAAGCGCGGGAAACCCTGCGCCTGGAAACGCTGCGCATGGCCAAATCCGCCTTCAAAAACAAAGAGATTGAGAAGAGGACGCCTCTCACGGACGCGGAAGAAGTGCAGATCCTGCAGACCATGGTGAAACAGCGCAAAGAAGCAGCAGAACAGTTCGCCAAGGGCAACCGCCCCGAACTCGCCGCCAAGGAGCACGAAGAGATCAAGCTGCTTGAGTTCTACATGCCCAAAGCCGTTGGAGACGACGAACTGCTTGTCGTGGTCCAGGCGGCCATCGCGCACCTCGCAGGCGAAGGCAACAAGCTCGGGCCTAAGGACATGGGCCCTGCCATGCGCGTCGTCCAGCAGCGCATCATGGCCTCCGGCCTCCACGCCGACAACAAAAAAGTCAGCGAACTCCTGAAAGCCGAACTCAGCAAAGCCGAATAA
- the nusB gene encoding transcription antitermination factor NusB yields the protein MGTRRKSRELAMQMLFQADLGKQSSEDVQKSFWNAREDEAGKATIDADTQGFAEDLFRVAMVKQEEIDTLLEEHAQNWRVARMAAVDRNLLRMAVAEMIGYPSTPHPIIINEALEIGRRYAAPESVNFLNGVLDAVARALMAKRLA from the coding sequence TTGGGAACACGTAGAAAATCGCGCGAACTAGCTATGCAGATGCTCTTTCAGGCCGACCTCGGCAAACAATCCTCGGAAGACGTGCAGAAATCCTTCTGGAACGCCCGCGAAGATGAAGCCGGAAAAGCCACCATCGACGCCGACACGCAGGGCTTCGCTGAGGACCTCTTTCGCGTTGCCATGGTCAAGCAGGAAGAGATCGACACCCTTCTCGAAGAGCATGCGCAGAACTGGCGCGTGGCCCGCATGGCCGCCGTCGACCGCAACCTTCTCCGCATGGCCGTCGCCGAAATGATCGGCTACCCCTCTACGCCGCACCCGATCATCATCAACGAAGCCCTCGAAATCGGCCGCCGCTATGCAGCGCCCGAAAGCGTCAATTTTCTCAACGGCGTCCTCGACGCTGTAGCGCGTGCCCTGATGGCGAAGCGCCTGGCTTAG